agctggcacagccttTCCAGGGGACTCCGGTGTGCTGGCCACAGGACTGGAGTTGCACAggggagctggcacagccttTCCGGAGGACTCCAgggtgctgggcacagggatggagtTGCACGGGGGAGCTGGCACAGTGTTTCCAGAGGGCTCTAGGGTgctggggactgggatggagctgcaCATGGAGGCTGGTACAGTGATGCTGGAGGGCTCCGTGTTGCTGAGCCTCTGGACCAGGCTGCACAGAGGTGCTGGCACAGTGTTGTCAGGGTGCTTTGGGGTGCTGACCTTTGGAATAGGACTGCCAGGGGTCTctgggctggtgctgctggtgggctCCAAGGCACCAGGCATAAGGGCGGGATTGCTGGGGGCCTCAGAGGCACCAGGCTTAAGGGTGGGAGTCCTGGGGAGCTCCGAGCTGTGGGGGCCCAGGGTAGAAGTCCTGGAGGGCTCCAAAGTGGTGCTGTTCTGGGGCCCTGGGGTGCAAGGCATTgaggtggtgctgctgggggggagcAGGGTAGCACTTTGCAGGGGTCCAGGAGTGCAAGGCACCTTGGTGACTCTGCTGCAGGGGCCCCAGGCACGGGACACTGGGGTGGCACAGTCATGGTCCTACAGGACATTTGGGGGGAAGGGGATGTCAGGGCAGCCGTTCCCCCCTGCACCCAGCAGCCGTTTCCCCAGcctccccatttccccccaccccactgcCCTGTAAGGGTAGAAGACCCTTCCGAAAGATTTTACAAGACTAGAGTTTTCACTTAAGAAACCTTTCCTGCCTAGAAGAGGGACCTTTCCCCACAGGCAGTTTTAAtgctttctcctcctccatTCCAGAGAAAAGGTCCCTAGTATGAGAAAAGATAAGTTCTACAGACATGCCTAAGGCCCCCACAGAAcagggggcaggcagggatgatAAAAGCCCTGAGAAGAACAGGGGGGAGTGCCTTTTCCCGGGGCCCGGTGTTTGAAACGCCGATAAGGTTAATGTTCTTTTAAGCCTAGCGTTCTCGACTTCGGCAATAATTTTTCCTACAATCCACTGCCCGGCATTTCGAGGGTACCTGCGCGTTATCTCACTTCACACGCCCGCCCAGTGCCCCCCGTACCCCCTATGCCCCGCAGTGTCCCCAGTTCCAGTGCACCCCAGCAGCCCTCCCCGTTACCCGTTCGTTACCCGCCGCACACCGACCTTGAGCCGCAGCCGGTGGAACAGCGGGGTCAGCCCGGTCCGGTCGGCGCTcggctgcagctgcagctcctgcagcgcCATGCGCGGGGGCCGCTTCTGCGCCTGGGCGGACACCGGGGGTCACCGGCAGCAGCACGGGCAGTGCCGCCGCCtccacacgcacacacacacacacagataccGGGAGCGCTCCGGGCCGCCCTGAAACCGCCACCGTCCCCTCGCCCCTACCCGCCCCACTGGATCATCCAAACCGCCCGCCAGCCCCGGCCCGCACTCACGGCGGGAGTCTTGGCGGCCTGCATGGCCCGGGAACAGTGCCGGCCCTGCTCACGCTCTCGGCCTCGCCCTCACTCTCGCTCTCGGGCCTGCTCTCGGTGTCGGTGCGTGCCCCGCCCGGGGGGTCTCGTGTGCCGGttcccggcccggccccgccgcccgcgcgCCGCCGGTTTGAAAACCAGACGTGCCTCTGATTGACTGCGCCGCGCGCGCGTCaccgcgggggcggggcctgcgCGGAGGCCGCGCCCACTCCCGGGAAGCCCCGCCCCCCCAACGCCCTGCGCGGCCCCAGGCGCGGACAGACGGACAGACGGACGGGGCACGGACCCAACTCCTTCCCGACCCTGGGGCTCCCCCAGCGCCCGCCCCTAGGGAACCAGCCTTACACGCCCCCCTCCAGATCTGCCCCATCCCGACCCGAGGGATCGGGGCTCCAGTCCCGCGACCCGCCGCGGTGGTCGCGCTTTCCCCCCGGACGTCCCGCAGGAGTCAGGGCAGCGCCTTCAGCAGTGCCCGCGGCTCTCGGGTTTATTGCTCCCGCGGGGAGAGGTACAGAGTTGAGGTACCCGGGGGTGAGGTTGGGGGTACCCGGGTAGCCCGTGGGGGACCCGGCCCAGCAGGGTCCGACCCGCTGCCGGGGTGGGGGGATGTCCCTGAGCGATGCCGAGGGTCCCAGCCATGGTGGCTCAGCCAGGCCAGGGCCGGTCCGGGGAGGCGGCGAGGTCGTAGTCGAAGTCGGCGAAGGTGGCAGGGTCGGGTGGGGACTGCTCGCGGGGTTGCGGGgccactgccaccaccaccGGGTCCTTCTGCAGCAGGTCAGCGTCGAAGGCCACTCCACGGAAGAACGGGTGGCCCTGGAAGTGGTGGAGGTAGCGCAGGCGGTACAGGGGGTTGTGGCACAGCAACTGGGGAACAGAGGGAGGACAGTGAGTGGTGGGGATCCCAGCATCCGGAGGGAGCCCCAAAATCAAGGCAGGAAGGTTACCTCGGCAAGCAGCCGGGCCAGCTCAGGGCTGAATGCAGGTGGGCTCTCATAGCTGCTCTGTTTGACACGTTCCAGCATGGCCACATGGTCCCCCGCCGGTGCCACAGGGAACTGAGGGGGCATGGAATGAATTCTGGCTCtccctggggtgtccctgaTTCCCCCACCACACTGTGGTCCTCACCTCCCCGCTGGCCAGGGCGAAGAGCAGGACTCCCAGGGACCACCAGTCGGCTGCGTGGCTGTAGGGCCCCCCGCTCAGcacctctggggctgtggggatgAGTGGGTGAGCACCTGGGGGGGCCATGCCCCCCACCATagcccccctctgcccccttaCCCATGTACTGCAGGGTGCCACAGATTGTGTGGGCTCGCTCGCCCCACTGCAGGTACCGGGAGAGGCCAAAGTCTGTGAGCTTGAGGTgccctgcaggggcaggagaagTTGTCCCCATGGAGAGGGTGTCCCCTTGGATGGGATGTCCCCAAGGCGGTGCCACCAATCTCTTACCTCTCTCATCCAGGAGGATGTTCTCCATCTGAAATGAGAGAGGCACTGAGGTGGCTTCTCCATACCAGGGGTTCAGAAACCCCCCCACCCCATCCTCcagccccccagcactgctgccacccACCTTCACATCTCTGTGCATGATGCCCAGGTCGTGGAGGTACACTGGGGAGAAGACAGAGCCATCAGTGCCACGTGACCCCTCCCAGCACAGTACCCACTGCCACCCCCAGTGCACCCGGCAGGCAGCTGCCCACGCTAGGGGATGGCTGACCCTACCTGTGGGACCCCGTTGGTGGGGACAGTGGTGGCTGCCCCCGGCATGGCAGGTCACtcacccagcaccagcaccagtTCGGCGGCGAACAGGCGGACGGTGGCCTCAGCGAAGCAGCCAGCGGCGCGCCAGAGTGCGTGCAGGTCCCCAGTGCTGCAGTAGGTGCACACTGCCGGGACAGGGGACATGTCTTACCAACGGGCTGTACCATGGGGCCAGGCAGGCATGAGGGACACCGCAGTGGCATGGGCACAGGACTCCACAGAGGTAACTGTGGCCATGCACCCAGGTGACGCGGGCACCGTGGCCGTGCACCGAGGTGATGGAAGCGCTGGGGTTATAAGGGCAGCGCTCTAGGGCAATATGGACACTAAGGTGACAAAGGCATGACTAAGGTAACATGGGAACATGTGAGTACTGGGGCCGTGTCCCATGGTGACATGGGCTCCAGAGCCATGTGGGCAGCACTGTGGCCACACAGGTACCAAAGTGACATGTTCCTTGGGGTCACACAGGCACTGGCAACATGCAaactgcagggactgaggtgGCACAGCCACCAGGGCTGCCGGGGCCATGGAGGCACTAGGGCTGGCATGCTTTGTTCACGCCCACACCAGTCCCTGCGCTGCTGTGGCTTGTTTCCATCCCTatccccccatccctgtgcgTGTGGTGGGTGCGGGGTGAGAGATGGGAGCCGGCAGCCAAGCGCCTGGATCCCCACGGGGCAGCGGCTGCGCGGGGGGAGCGCGTGCGTGTGCGGGGACACGTGTGCGGGCGGCAGGGACACGTGCGCGGGCAGGGGGGGCCGGGGCGAGCCCGCAGGCAGATGGTCACTCACTGATGAAGAGGTGGCGCTGGCCCTGCCAGCTGTCCCCCAGCCCGTGGACAAACGGGTGCCTGACCTGTCTCTGGGGATACAAAGCAGAGAGGGTGAGCGGCCCCCGGGGTGGGGGGCCAAGGGGAGACCGGGGACTCCGCTTCTGCCACCTTCCATCCGCACCCCCCACAGCCTCCTCATGTCCCCATGGCCACCCTGAACCCCTCCACGGACTGAGGTCCCTCCTGGATCCCCCCTTAACCTGTATGCTGACTTCTTCCTTGCACTGCTTGAGGGTGTCACGGCGCAGCACCTCCACTTTGGGCACGACCTGGGGGGACGTGAGGGGCTGTCAGAGGGGGACAGGGGCAGCTGAGGGCACCCCATGGGCCCCGGGGGCAGCACCCACCTTCACAGCGCAGACCTTCTCCCTCCCACAGTCCAGCACTTTGAGGATGGTCCCGAAGGAGCCTTTGGCCACAAAGCCCAGGAtctgggggggaaagggggaaaggaacgGGGTCTGAGCACTCCATGGAGATGGGCTTGGGGTGCTTAGGAAGGGGGTGGTGCGAGGGGGGAGGGTGTGGGCACAGAGCACGGTGGGGACACATGGGGACCTGGAGGACCCAATAGGGACCCCAGCAGGATACATGGGGACCCAAcgtggggcacagggacacggaGGACCGGGACAGTGGTGGATGTTGACAGAATGCACAGGACCCCGGTACTACACGCGGGATCCGGGTGGGGTGCAGAGGAACCCCGGTGGAACACAGAGAGACTCGACACGGGGCACGAGGACGTGGTGAGGGTAGAAGGGGACCCGGCGGGACGGCCGGAGACGCCGCTAAGGATGCACAGGGACCCGTACAGCGTGCGGGGAGAGCTCGGTAAGGCGGTCGGCGGTGCCGGGATGGTGGCACGGAATACACGGACGGCGCAGGAGGATGCTCAGGGCGCTGGGGAACCCCGGTAGGACGTGCAGGAACCCCGATAGGACGAGCAGGAATCCCAGTACAGGGTGCGAGGGGACCCGTTAGGGCGCCCGGGGCTGCCGGGGAAGGATGCGGGATGCGCGGGCGCCCCAGGAGGACGTTCAGGGACCCCGTTCGGATGCACCGGGACCCCGTTCGGAGGGTGGGGGCTCCGGGACGGCAccttgagctgctgctggcGGGCGGAGGGGCGGACGGGGAACTCCGGCAGGAACAACGAGACGAGCTGCGGCAGCGGCCACCCGGGCAGAGGCGGCTCCTCGGCGGGGCCCCGCGGGGCCAGGGCGAGCCCCGGTACTGGTACCGATACCGGCATCGACCCAGCGCGGCTCAGCAGCGCCCGCACCCACGCCCCCACGGCGCGGCCCTGCGGAACCGAGGACAGCGTCACCCAGGGGATCCCGGGGCGGGGGATGCCcggggggaccccgcgggatGATGCCACCGCACGCACCTGGGGGGGCCGcaccggggccggggccgggccggggccgctgcTCGTTGCTCCCATCGCGGCGCCGCCCGGCCGCGCCCCGGGCCCGGTCCCCGGTAATCGCCGCCTTACATAaccccgccgccccgccccgccccgcccgccgcgaccaccccccgccccggggcaCGGCGGCGGTGCTGCCCCTTGCACCGCGACACCCACCCGTGACTGATCCCCCACCCTCCGGgacccccaccaccaccactttGGGGTTGCTCACTCACCCGTGACTGATCTCGCCCCTGATCCGGGATCCCCCCTACACACATCAGGGTTGCCAGTGCTCCCCATGACTGATCCCGCCTCACTCCAGGACCCCTCCTTGCACACTTTGGGGCTCCCTCTTCAACCTTTCTTTTGCACCCCACTTGCTGCAGCCAGCAGGGTGTGCACACAGCCCACACTGAGCCCTGGCATGGCCCCAGGCACCAATGGGCTCATGGAGAAGACCTGAGAGGGCTAAGTGTACAGACTGAGCCCCCAAAGTGGGTTCCCCAAGCAACTCCTGGGGAAGGGCAAGGGATGAAGCCCCCACAGACAGGGTGCTGtcaggctgagggaggggacAGCACTGAGCCTGACACTGCAGGGAGGTGAGAAGCCACTGGCTCAAGATTCTTCCAAATTAAAAACTCTTTTATTTAAACTCTCTCCTGTTCCCCtttctcccagcctggagcgaTCCTGCTGCTTCAccaggcccaggggctgggcccAGCACCCgcacagcagggagggggtgaAGCTCGTGGGAGCCCTTGGCACAAGGGCCTGCACCCCACAAGGCAGCTCCGGAGCACCTTGTGCCCCCACATCCCCGTGCTGCTGCACCCCTGCCCCGCAGCAATGGGGCTGCCGAGGGCCTGCACATGGCTAATCCCTGCCTCGGGCATCActgtgctgagcagcacagccccccctCCGCCTTAGGGGTGCCCCCCCAAGGGGGGAGCACGGGGCACCCCAGTCCCTTCCCGGCCTGCCGGGTGCTGCTGTCATTTGCGCCTGCCAAAGATCGACTTCTTGCTGGGGTTCTTCTCGCCCACGCTCAGCCCGATGAGCAGACGCGCCTTCTcgtcctcctcctgctgctggatggTCCCGTCTGATTTGCTCTCCAGCTTCCCCCGGGCCTCTGCGCCCGCAGCTGGCTTCAGGCGTAGCTTCTCTTTGATCACCTGCCCCAGGATTTAGGGGGCTCAGCACTCCATGGCCACACCCAGGCCCCTCGGCATGGGGGAGAGCCTGAGTTGCTGAGTCAGTGTGGCTGCTTCCCACTCTGCAGGACATGCCACCTGCCTGGGGTTACCATCTCCAatctgggcagagcagctctggcagcctccAGGGTGGGAAGTGGGATGGGGTCCCACATACCTGTGCTACCAAGGCTTTGCGGCTGTCTCTCTTCACCGCCATGGCAAAGTCCAGCCACGTCCACGTGTTGTTGTGGTACTCCAGGCACGGCAGCACCAGGTTCAAGTCACCCCAGTCCACGCTGTTCTTCTCACCCTGAGTGATGGGGGTGTCAGGTAGTGTGGGACGATGCCCCAGATCACCCCCAGCATGGCCCGCCCCTCCAGCCCCGCACCTTGTAGCTGACACAGAGTGGCACCTGCGGGATCTTGATGTAGATGAAGGAGTTGTTCATGGCTGCACGCTCCTTCATCTTGTCGATGTCATCCACGGGAtgctggagacagagcaggaaCCATGAGCAGAAGGGAAGTGATGCGTAtggatttttggatttttagctttttctaGATTTCAgaagtagctgtattatatGCCTTAGTAGTATTTTCCAGTAAAAGTAACGGCAGTAGCTTAAGGGTTCACATACCAAACCCTGTCCCATATCGCTCCCTCAAAATTCTGTTAGCTTGTTTAGACTTCCCTCAAGGTaggccttcattctgtttaagaacatctgcACTCTGGCCTGGACAACAAGATAACATGCAGGCACAGGATCTACCCTCTTTATCTTATCTTATCCACTAAGTTGTCTCAGAGTCCTGTTTTTCTGCGGTCTCTTAAGGCAACAGAAggagaggggacacagccaggaaccagcagggaagggacagcTGGGCACTAGGCCAAGGCATTGCTTCACCAGGGAGAGGTGAGAGCTGCTCTGGCATGGTGGTAGAAAAATGAGATGCTGCAGGGATCATATCAAGCGTGCAGGTGCCTGGTTGTAAGGAATGCAAATCCTCgtggtgggagggagcaggagagaaCAGACAGGCAAGTGGGGGAGGACATGGCTGGCCAGCCCTGAAGCCAAGGAAAAACAGACTGATACCACAGCAGGGCTCTCCCAGGTTTCCCCCTCAAGGCAGCAGCAGGTACCTCGGGTGCTTTTCGGAATGATCTTCTGACCCCTGATGTCCGATTCAGTCCCTGAGCAACTCCCTTGCCTGGGCCCAGTGAGTCATCGGCCACGATCAGCTGCCGCGGCTTCACCACGGGGATCCCTGGGGCAAACAGGGTGGGAGGTGGTGGCTGGTGTCCAGCTGGGGGTTAGCCATGACCCAGACCCTCCCACTGGCTCCCTGTCCACAGGGGAGACCAAAAATC
This is a stretch of genomic DNA from Pseudopipra pipra isolate bDixPip1 chromosome 21, bDixPip1.hap1, whole genome shotgun sequence. It encodes these proteins:
- the RSKR gene encoding LOW QUALITY PROTEIN: ribosomal protein S6 kinase-related protein (The sequence of the model RefSeq protein was modified relative to this genomic sequence to represent the inferred CDS: deleted 2 bases in 1 codon), translated to MGATSSGPGPAPAPVRPPQVRAVASSRGVPPGIPRPGIPWVTLSSVPQGRAVGAWVRALLSRAGSMPVSVPVPGLALAPRGPAEEPPLPGWPLPQLVSLFLPEFPVRPSARQQQLKILGFVAKGSFGTILKVLDCGREKVCAVKVVPKVEVLRRDTLKQCKEEVSIQRQVRHPFVHGLGDSWQGQRHLFIMCTYCSTGDLHALWRAAGCFAEATVRLFAAELVLVLVYLHDLGIMHRDVKCLSHFRWRTSSWMREVRDWWHRLGDIPSKGTPSPWTTSPAPAGHLKLTDFGLSRYLQWGERAHTICGTLQYMAPEVLSGGPYSHAADWWSLGVLLFALASGEFPVAPAGDHVAMLERVKQSSYESPPAFSPELARLLAELLCHNPLYRLRYLHHFQGHPFFRGVAFDADLLQKDPVVVAVAPQPREQSPPDPATFADFDYDLAASPDRPWPG